In the genome of Polaribacter sp. MED152, one region contains:
- a CDS encoding gliding motility-associated C-terminal domain-containing protein, translating to MLSTQVFVSQELLKPVLKFTNACASDSFNSYELEVTFINAVFNSDNVFTLELSNKDGDFSSPTALNTISDKNSAFRFTSEFSIPDNVAGTNYKIRVKSSSPEIISPESDVFEAYYMSLDALVLNNFENISLCEAEPKEISVNYSGSNQLQWYKDGQEFVLGGSSITVNDPGLYYCEIYYGSCNSPATSNIIEVSISSAVDAEILGNSEVYLCENESYVLEANVDNNLYTYSWFKNNEKLTNLPAYSPTLSISDLADLGTYRLEITNEIGCTSTSNEVNINSVNTDFSVSIDSATPINILAGETRVIAITHDAQNAEITWYRNNVEIPNSNSLSLNITESGTYFAAVKNTANSCTETKNSDNIVVNYFQDFETIININSDYTSCVSSEAQLFIETIRGIDANNVAYNLTDAQIALLSFAWFKDNNAVNGATENQISISTFTNNGVYFVQTSSGNVSSNSNTLEVKLKLPTFEISSSSASNTYCDNKQIVLSSDVNIGLNYQWYLDDTAIANATNDTYEITQTGVYYLVQSDANGCTTKSNEIEFTNVNNNFSVNTVSETENFILFGETKVLEITHTAQNATLNWFKDGVVIPNSTTTTLTITESGTYYAAVSNTVDGCSETKKSENINVNAVESFDVLIKPLPNYSDCVSERTQLLLESVKAKDENQNIYDLTHSQISLLNFNWYKDSNLLNGFTDNQITIENHVENGSYFLEVSNGSIKSESNVLDVILGVFEPVISSNDQTNIFCSTKQITLSSTQQNGVTYQWLLNGSPIPNANETTLEITEAGVYQIEVKNDEGCLKKSTEIVIENFDSNFTISSTTTAATIILEGETRVLNVTHNAQNAIITWFKDNVEIPNSNSNNLNVTEPGVYFAQVTITANGCSETKSIDAISVSAVSSLITVINASPNYSECTSLQTQLTYKTIEARDVNGTTYQLSAAQIQLLEFQWYKDNNILNGYNEPEITINDYEENGTYYLKINSGSKTSTSNILAVNLGLPEVNVASVDDIYALCTDKEIILSTPEINGLSYQWYLNNTAIAGETNTTLTVVEVGNYTVEAVGYSCSKTSSAITINSFDGSTIEFDFDDEITIQEGETKIISANGADTYEWFDEDNNLIETSSSLEITKAGNYRVIAYLNGCSIEKFFTVTVISGNIYVPNVLTPNGDGVNDSWKIPSEFAFKPNIEVEIISNAGRTVLRQKNYQNNWPDINVKTASLYFYIIRSDENIIKRGTINIIR from the coding sequence TTGCTTAGTACCCAAGTTTTTGTATCTCAAGAACTATTAAAACCTGTCTTAAAATTTACTAACGCTTGTGCAAGTGATTCCTTTAATTCTTATGAATTAGAAGTTACTTTTATCAATGCTGTCTTTAATTCTGACAACGTTTTTACCCTTGAACTTTCTAATAAAGATGGTGATTTTTCATCGCCAACAGCTTTAAACACAATTTCTGATAAAAACAGTGCTTTCAGATTTACTTCAGAATTTAGTATACCAGATAATGTAGCTGGTACCAATTATAAAATTCGTGTCAAATCTTCATCGCCAGAAATAATTAGTCCAGAGTCTGATGTATTTGAAGCCTATTACATGTCTTTAGATGCTTTGGTATTAAATAATTTTGAAAACATTAGCCTTTGTGAAGCAGAACCTAAAGAAATTAGTGTTAATTACTCTGGTTCTAATCAATTACAATGGTATAAAGATGGCCAAGAATTTGTATTGGGAGGCTCATCTATTACTGTGAATGATCCTGGTTTATATTACTGTGAAATTTATTATGGTTCTTGTAATTCACCTGCAACATCAAACATCATAGAAGTTAGTATTAGCAGTGCTGTAGATGCAGAAATTTTAGGAAATTCTGAGGTTTATCTGTGTGAAAACGAAAGCTATGTTTTAGAAGCTAATGTAGACAACAATTTATATACCTACTCTTGGTTTAAAAATAATGAGAAACTAACCAATTTGCCTGCTTATTCACCAACCTTATCCATTTCTGACCTTGCAGATTTGGGTACTTATCGTTTAGAGATTACTAATGAAATTGGTTGTACATCAACCTCAAATGAAGTAAACATAAATAGCGTAAATACCGATTTTTCTGTTAGCATTGATAGTGCAACTCCTATCAATATTTTGGCTGGAGAAACAAGGGTAATTGCTATAACACATGATGCACAAAATGCCGAAATTACTTGGTATAGAAACAATGTTGAAATTCCGAATTCAAACTCACTTAGTTTAAATATAACAGAATCAGGAACCTATTTTGCTGCTGTAAAAAATACCGCAAACAGTTGTACAGAAACAAAAAACTCAGACAATATAGTTGTAAATTATTTTCAAGATTTTGAAACCATTATAAATATAAATTCAGATTATACTTCTTGTGTTTCTTCAGAAGCTCAATTATTCATAGAAACTATAAGAGGTATTGATGCCAACAATGTTGCTTATAATTTAACTGATGCTCAAATTGCCTTATTAAGTTTTGCATGGTTTAAAGATAATAACGCTGTAAATGGGGCTACAGAAAACCAAATTAGCATTTCTACTTTTACAAATAATGGGGTATATTTTGTACAGACCTCAAGTGGAAATGTTAGCTCAAACTCAAATACTTTAGAAGTAAAGTTAAAATTACCAACCTTTGAAATTTCTTCAAGCAGTGCATCAAACACATATTGTGATAATAAACAAATTGTTCTTTCTTCTGATGTGAATATTGGGCTAAATTATCAATGGTATTTAGACGATACTGCTATTGCTAATGCAACAAATGATACTTATGAAATTACTCAAACAGGAGTTTATTATTTAGTACAATCAGATGCAAATGGATGTACAACTAAATCTAACGAAATTGAATTTACGAATGTTAACAACAACTTTTCTGTAAATACAGTATCAGAGACAGAAAACTTTATCCTTTTTGGTGAAACAAAGGTTTTAGAGATTACACATACTGCTCAAAATGCCACTTTAAATTGGTTTAAAGATGGGGTTGTAATTCCGAATTCAACAACTACAACTCTAACAATTACTGAATCTGGAACCTATTATGCTGCAGTTAGCAATACTGTAGATGGTTGTTCAGAAACTAAAAAATCAGAAAATATCAATGTAAATGCTGTTGAAAGTTTTGATGTACTTATTAAGCCTCTACCAAATTATTCAGATTGTGTTTCTGAAAGAACTCAGTTACTTTTAGAAAGCGTAAAAGCCAAAGATGAAAATCAGAATATTTACGATTTAACCCATAGTCAAATTAGTTTATTAAATTTTAATTGGTACAAAGACAGTAACCTTCTAAATGGTTTTACAGACAACCAAATTACCATAGAAAATCATGTAGAAAATGGTAGTTATTTTTTAGAAGTTAGCAATGGTTCTATAAAATCTGAATCTAATGTTTTAGACGTTATTCTTGGTGTATTTGAACCTGTAATATCTTCTAATGATCAAACCAATATTTTTTGTAGCACTAAGCAAATTACATTAAGTAGTACCCAACAAAATGGAGTTACCTATCAATGGTTATTAAATGGATCTCCAATACCAAATGCCAATGAAACCACTCTTGAAATAACTGAAGCAGGAGTTTACCAAATAGAGGTTAAAAATGATGAAGGCTGCTTAAAAAAATCTACTGAAATTGTTATTGAGAATTTTGATAGCAACTTTACCATTTCATCAACTACAACTGCTGCAACTATAATTTTAGAGGGTGAGACTAGAGTACTTAATGTAACTCATAATGCGCAAAACGCAATTATTACTTGGTTTAAAGACAATGTAGAAATACCAAATTCTAACTCTAATAATTTAAATGTAACAGAACCAGGTGTTTATTTTGCTCAAGTAACCATAACCGCTAACGGATGCTCAGAAACAAAATCTATAGATGCTATCTCTGTAAGTGCAGTTAGTAGTTTAATTACAGTTATTAATGCTTCGCCTAACTACTCAGAATGTACATCTTTACAAACACAACTTACTTACAAAACCATAGAAGCTAGAGATGTTAATGGCACAACATACCAATTATCTGCAGCACAAATTCAGCTTTTAGAATTTCAATGGTATAAAGACAATAACATTTTAAACGGATATAATGAACCTGAAATTACCATTAATGATTATGAAGAAAATGGGACTTATTACCTTAAAATTAATAGTGGCTCTAAAACATCAACCTCGAATATTTTAGCTGTAAACCTAGGGTTGCCAGAAGTTAATGTTGCTTCTGTAGATGATATTTATGCGCTTTGTACAGACAAAGAAATTATTTTATCTACTCCAGAAATTAACGGATTAAGTTATCAGTGGTACCTCAATAATACAGCAATTGCAGGCGAAACAAATACAACATTAACAGTTGTTGAGGTTGGTAATTATACTGTTGAAGCTGTAGGTTATTCTTGTTCAAAAACCTCATCTGCAATTACTATTAATTCTTTTGATGGTAGTACTATTGAATTTGATTTTGATGATGAAATTACCATTCAAGAAGGAGAAACAAAAATCATTTCTGCAAATGGTGCAGATACTTATGAGTGGTTTGATGAAGATAACAATTTAATAGAAACCTCTTCTTCTTTAGAAATAACAAAAGCAGGTAATTATAGGGTAATTGCATATTTGAATGGTTGCTCAATAGAAAAATTCTTTACAGTTACAGTAATTTCTGGTAATATATATGTACCAAATGTTTTAACTCCAAATGGAGATGGAGTTAACGATTCTTGGAAAATTCCGTCAGAATTTGCTTTTAAACCCAATATTGAAGTAGAAATTATTTCGAATGCAGGACGAACTGTATTAAGACAAAAAAACTATCAAAATAACTGGCCAGATATTAATGTAAAAACAGCAAGTTTATATTTCTACATCATTAGAAGTGATGAAAATATTATAAAAAGAGGCACTATAAACATTATAAGATAA
- a CDS encoding type IX secretion system membrane protein PorP/SprF gives MCRKQRHIIILLCTVTSLYSQDSVEKIFNRFSSQSFVKQNTYLLNPTFTVVNETGKSIAILSRNSFIGFEGSPVLNILGFSGKIDDNIGAGVGIYRQRIGVFTNFGAIANYAYQIKLNAKSSLTLGFNFMFSHFDIDRTRIVDPASDAVIFNFQEKTNIILQTGLNYNYGKFNVGVNLRDAVDYNLKEGDFITPISEKSFSIHAQFTEPINSNIKLLEDGLLRFFYSANYNTNSGSTGNVLLDLPKLGWVQGGYDDFFGTSVGLGIRLSQKVAVSYVYETGKNDLGPTSELGIVYSFAKKPSNNITYNTPINSEIETIDEDLKNTEPKIIDAEKVKKDSLNAKQIKTATTLNDSISINEKIKALQIQIDSLKAINKSKSIQNDKDSLSINDKIKTNQSRKDSLSLKNKRIASKYKKDSLSTENKTKIPQNEKDSLSIKEKIKSLENEKDSLPVAKKVSDLPKMEIIKRTDDIEAGFYLIVNVFSNENYANSFMENLKKDDLNPNYFIHPTKKYRYVYIAYAKSQREIIKLIYNNVNGKYVHDKWILKVED, from the coding sequence ATGTGTAGGAAACAAAGACATATTATTATTTTATTATGTACAGTAACATCACTGTATTCTCAAGATTCTGTAGAAAAAATCTTCAATAGATTTTCTTCGCAAAGTTTTGTGAAACAGAACACTTATTTACTAAATCCTACGTTTACTGTGGTTAATGAAACAGGAAAATCAATTGCTATATTAAGTAGAAACAGTTTTATTGGTTTTGAAGGTTCTCCTGTTTTAAACATTCTTGGATTTTCTGGTAAAATTGATGATAATATTGGTGCTGGAGTTGGTATTTATAGACAAAGAATTGGCGTGTTTACCAATTTTGGAGCCATTGCCAACTATGCATATCAAATTAAATTAAATGCCAAAAGCAGTTTAACTTTAGGGTTTAATTTTATGTTTAGTCATTTTGATATTGATAGAACAAGAATTGTAGATCCTGCTTCAGATGCCGTTATTTTTAACTTTCAAGAAAAGACAAATATTATTTTACAAACTGGCTTAAATTACAATTATGGTAAATTTAATGTTGGTGTAAATTTAAGAGATGCAGTAGATTATAATTTAAAAGAAGGCGATTTTATTACACCTATTTCAGAAAAGTCTTTTTCTATTCATGCGCAATTTACAGAACCTATAAATAGTAATATCAAGCTACTTGAAGATGGACTTTTGCGTTTTTTTTATAGCGCTAATTACAATACCAACAGTGGTTCTACAGGAAATGTACTACTAGATTTACCTAAACTTGGTTGGGTGCAAGGTGGTTATGATGATTTTTTTGGAACATCTGTAGGTTTAGGAATTCGATTATCGCAAAAAGTAGCGGTTTCTTATGTTTATGAAACAGGAAAAAACGATTTAGGCCCTACAAGCGAATTAGGTATTGTGTATTCCTTTGCTAAAAAACCGAGCAACAACATCACCTACAATACTCCAATAAATAGTGAAATTGAAACCATTGACGAAGACCTAAAAAATACTGAACCTAAAATTATTGATGCTGAAAAAGTTAAAAAAGACAGTTTAAATGCGAAACAAATTAAAACAGCTACAACTTTAAATGATAGCATTTCTATTAACGAAAAAATTAAGGCGCTTCAAATTCAAATTGATAGTTTAAAAGCTATCAATAAATCAAAATCTATTCAAAACGATAAGGATAGTTTATCAATTAATGACAAAATTAAGACTAACCAAAGCAGGAAGGATAGCTTATCACTAAAAAACAAAAGAATAGCATCTAAGTATAAGAAAGACAGTTTATCAACAGAAAATAAAACCAAAATACCCCAAAATGAGAAAGATAGTTTATCAATAAAAGAAAAGATTAAATCTTTAGAAAATGAAAAGGATAGCTTACCTGTAGCTAAGAAAGTTTCTGATTTGCCTAAAATGGAAATCATTAAAAGAACTGATGATATAGAAGCAGGTTTCTATTTAATTGTAAATGTTTTCTCAAATGAAAACTATGCAAATTCATTTATGGAGAATTTAAAAAAGGATGATTTAAACCCTAACTATTTTATACATCCTACTAAAAAATATAGGTACGTATATATAGCATACGCAAAGAGTCAAAGAGAAATAATTAAATTAATTTATAACAATGTGAACGGAAAATATGTTCACGATAAATGGATCTTAAAAGTAGAAGACTAA